TGAAGGAAGGCTGTTGTTGCATAGGCACACACAGAAACATGCACACTGCAACAGATCTTGGCAGTGACAAAAGACGAAAAGGGAAAGGCTAGGAAACAGGAGGCTTTTGTTATGCCAAAGGTGCTGCCAGAAATAGGTGTGATAATAAAAATAGTGCTAGAAGTAAAGAACGCAGAGGGAGGGTGGCGGGCTGGTGACAGATGACCAGTTTTAAGCGCAAGATGTCGAACCTAGCGAAAAAACAAATCTCCAACAGAAATAGATTTAACTTTCGGCTAACATTGTTGGCACTAATACAGCTGGAACACACTGGCCCAGAAATTTTGAAATACCAGAACTGCAGAAAAAAAGTGTTTCTGAAGTATTACAATAGACCGATCTCACAATTGCCACACAGTCACATGCTTTGGGTTTGTGGGCACCACAATGCTATGCTCAGTCCATGAAaagaagtttgcaccctttggggcttgtcccGCAACAATTGTCATCTATATCGCGCCTTTCTTTAAACACAGTGCCCCCAGTACTTCCATATAACGAATGGCATGTGTGTTATCAGCGTGACAAAGCATTATCGACAGGAAAGTACTGAGTGCGgtttttaagaaagaaaatgcaagcaaGATGATGATTACTCTTGTGGGACAAGGTAAGCCCCAAATGGTGCAACTTTTTTAAGTAGCAGTCCCTGttgtttaattttttctttttttctgctaggCTTTTCTTGGAGACAACCTTGAGTGCAGTACCAGGGCTCCCCACTCTGGCCATTCAGCCAGGGGATTATCTTGATTAATGTTTTGGCGTGTGTGACAATTTTTGTGTTgtgtaagacaaaaaaaaatgtgaatgggGAAGACACCATTAAACGGATTTTTCCTCTGTCTAGCAATCATTAACCTCAATAAAGATTGACAGCAGTAGTTTACGGAACCTGCTGCGAGATTGGTCTATTGGTGCCTTCATTCGGCAACTGGCAAGCTCTGGATAGAGAGCTACATCTACAGGGTCCAAACAAAAGCCTCTTGTTGGCATACACTCGGGAATGACCACACCATTTTTCTTATTAACAAGGTTTCGTTTTTCACCAGAgtgcccacaaagacagcgaTCATTAGCCAAGACCCGCCACATAATTTCAAGCCTCTATTTTGGAACAAGTGCATcccgtgattttttttattttacaaagGAGTCCGAACATGGAACATGTCGTCCCTCAAGCTAACAGTCTTTCCTCACGATGTTCTCTAAGCAAAGGCACTCCTCTTAAACCTGGCACACTGGCATATTTTGACGGTATTGCTGCTCCCATCATCGTGTACACAAATAAGGCTGACCTGCACTGTACCAGGTTTCCCTAAGTGAACCAGGCGTGCATCTTTTACTAGGGGAACCTTCGCACTTAAACAGGTCACGTTACACCTGCAACACCACAGATCCCAAGCTCTACTATGTGCAGCATATTCCCTCGGCTAAGGCAGCCAGTTGTCCTCAATAATTCTCCTCAGTCATTCCCACGACCAGGAATAGCTTGAGAAACCTTCCACTGGGAAAGCGCCCAATTATGAAAATATAAAACAAGTGCCATGGAATGTTGCCAAAATGCAATGACCAGTCTTCAGTCCAGGGGCGGTGACCGAAAAGGTGTGTTCAGTGGAAATGGCATATGATCGCAGGCTGGTGCTTATGAAAAGGGGGTTGAAAAAGGTGTTTGGTGAAAACAAGGTCGAGGCTGAAGGCCACGTACAATACCATTATTGCTATGTACAGGGTTATAAAGGTGCCTTTTTACCAGAGACTTAACATGGCACAAACTGCGCACACCGGTATCGTCTGATCGTATTTGTGTAACATTCAAAATTCAGTCCACATTCAATCATGGGACAGTTTGCCAAGGTTCAATAGGTTTTACAGGAGCAAACCTTGAAGTATCTTCAATGAAGTGTGCCTTTGCTACGAGACATCGCATCGGCCCAACCTCAAAGCATTTTCACTAAAGTGTGCTTTGGCGATCTCAGCAACAGAGtgtctccccctccccccccccccatttttaaAAGCCCAGGCAGAAAAAAATTCTGTGGCGAGTCAAGCAAGGCACCCCCCTCAGTTAACTACAAACTTAACTCAAATGCAAAAGACAAAACAATGAAAAGAGGGGGGGCCGCCTTTCGCCGAACCCCACAGCCCACGAGAGGGGAGGGGTTGGGGACCCCCTCCCCCGTCCTCCAAACAGGAGGGGGGAGGGTCCAACAGCGGCAATGCTCCCAGACTGAGGAGAGCCACTGTGAAAGGTGGCACGGCCCCATTTGTCATAGAGAGAGACAAACACTTGCCTCCTCCTGGGGCGGCGGGCTCACCAACTCAACAGCGTGGGAGGAGGAAGAGGTCGGCGGTCCCCCACAGTAGGCCTCTCTCTCCCAGCCTACACGGAGGAGGGGGAAGGGAGCCAACGGAGGAGAGACAGACAAGAGAGACCGCGCGTCGGTGACTCAGCTAcggcgcaccccccccccccccccaaccgcaCACTCTCGACACCCTCAAACCGTGCAGGACAGTTGCAGACACCTCAAGGCTTGCCTCTCCTCCAGCCCTTTCGTAACGCCTCGTACACCCTTCCACCCGCTCCGTGCCGTGCAGAGAAAGCTAGGGGTTTTGTTCACTAATGGTCAAGTGAATGCCAGCCATTGTATGCTAGTACTTTCGCTAACTTCCACAGAGTCGGCGATGAGCAATCAAAGGTGGGCAATGGAGTAGCCCTTCCAATTCTCCATTCTGATTGGCTGATGCAACCCCTAGCTTTCCATGCACTGCACAGAGCCCTACTAAGACATCCCTTGTTTGCCCACTATTGACCGCATTAAAGATTCGCAGCGAAACTACGGTAGGCTGTAATTGGGAGTAGAGTTAACTGGTAATGTAAGCTCCCCAAAGCTGTAGCCAATTGATACAGGCAAACTTCGCACGCAACCGTTCTTGCACGCTGTCCCCAAAGTCTGCCCACTCATTTTAGGTTCACTGCACCTTTCTCGCTGCCGCAGTCACTGGCGGTTTTAACAGTAACATGCCAAAATGAGTATTTTCATGGATGGAACGTGACACGACCACTGGAGTAGAATGTCGAGGGACTGCAGGGTGCCGCTGAACCTCGTCACGCACATTCTGTGGGCTGAATCAAGAATTTCTGTCATTACATAAACCTGCCTTTATAAAATTGGTATAACACAGCTGGTACACATGCAGCAGATACCTAGCTGAAGCAGCAACAATAGCATGTAGAACAAGACCAGCAAACTATTGGTCTAATGATAACCTGTAGTATTTCCTTCTTGGATGAAACAGTCAAAACGAACAAGAGTTTATAATGTTGCATCACTGGAGCTACTACAAAGGACCTTGGCAACAGTTTTGCAACCTCCTCAAACAAAAATGCACAGCAACAAGGAAAGCTTTTTCAATGGCTATCTCTACTACTGGACTAGTTCACCCTGCTTTGAGATATTTTTCCAAACTGAAGAGTCTGCGTAATGCTGTTTAGATGGGCAGCCTTGAAGCGGTCTGCAATGTGCCAAACGCAAGTGTATGTACTTACGCATTAGAAGCAGCACCAGGGGAGTCAAAACGGAGTCATTTATTACTACGCACCATCTTCAACATGGGGTTCAAATGCACTCGTCCCATATGACAGCGGAAAAAAACTGAACAAAATAAACAGCAACAAGCAAGGAAATTACAGGACCAAATTAAAACTTTGGTTTCCTTTTTTCGCTCACTTTCTGACGTTCACACACTGCGGGGAGAAGGACACAGGGAGACGGAAgctcaaataaaaagaaagaaatgaatgtACACACAGTACGCACATAATGACATAGAAAAGATGACTTCCCTGCACAAACCTTGGGCACGAGTCTTCTTCTAGATGATGATCACAACTTCGGCAGTCACAGCGTCCAACGTACAACACGCACAAACTTCACAGAATGGATATATTATATTTGTTTTTCGCCTACCTTGCGCGACAGAGAGAACCCTACCTTGTCGGCACAAGCTCGTTTGCAGGAACGCCACGGTCTCTCTCGATCACAACCACACccagtgtgtgtgtttgtgtgtgcttcCCTCCGTTTTTCCCTTCAAGTACATCGCAAGCGCAAATGGTGTTCAACTGACAATGAAACACTTGCCTGCTTCGAGACTTACTGTGTCGTGTGTGCCCGCAGACAGTTGGCGACggccagaaaaaaacaaaacaaaggtaTGTGACAGCGAGCACAGTTCAAACGGGaggagaagagaaagagagagatagagagaaggcGTGTGTCAGTGAAAGGAGCTTCGTGAAGTTGGTCGGAGGTGAGGAGACATCGCCGTTGCAATCGCTGCAACAAACCTTGTTGAGCGGACCCCTGCCTCTCCCCCCTCTCTTCGAACACGCCCCCTCTGCCATAAGGGTGCTGCAGGGGCGTCGAGGGGGGGAAGAGCCGGGAAGACAGCATCGTTGACCACTTATCTGCTCCGGTGGAGTCAACAAGAGcaagagatgatgatgacgagtGTGACGAAAGGGGCCTAGAATGGCCGGGGCATCATGGGAGGTGTCACACCGGGCTGCGGAGGGAACGGCATGGGCGGAGCCCCTGCATGGCGGTATGGCACTGGGGGCACCCCGGGCGGGATGCCAGGGGCCATGCCTGCATGACAAGAGAACAGAAACACTTTTCAATAACACAGACTTTCATAAAACGTAGGTGTTTTAGAATAACGGAACagatatactgtatttactcgaatataGCGTGCACTTTAGAattgagtacgaccctaaatctgcgtcaTCACATCGCCATCAACATTTCAAAATCGCCGCCTTCGCActtagctgccgtagctttctccacGTGCTGCAGTAGgggtgcttaggcaatgcttcctttggcttaggttagtgcaccatccgccttcccgttttctgcgtttgctctatcagcatggaagtgccaactgcaAGGACATGCAGAGTTTATCACgatgctgcaattaaaaggaaagcgatcacgtgtGTGGAGACGAATGGAAATCGGACAGCATCATGGGCGTTCGGAGTTCCTGAAACTTGTGTGTGGGACTGGCGTAAACAGGAGAGGCATCCTACACTAGCTGCTGCTACGTATGGCGCAGTCGCACGGCCtctatcttaaaagcgatctgcgtcgGAGACacgagtctacgcatctaggtgcaccgcactgtgttctcgtcgcttagttcgcgtcgaagcgagaggccgcacaaaggtcaactccctcgctcctgctgccgtacttcctcactccagcgtttaaagagtttccgctgtcattgagtgagacgtgttcatgcttgtgtgtgctcgtgacaccatgcttggtaatttagttaatGGCCGATAAAACTTTTATCCTTACTTttctatagctgtctactaatttgctatcgtaatcttTGCTTTTCGCGCGAAACTGCAACACTCTTTaattgcaactttagtgcattgggagtaaattttccaaatgagagaaagcttcCAAAAgagttttttccaaatgagagaaagctgtATTTCTGTATTAAGAATGAGGTGCacagtactgtaaaggacttttctttctttaggtcatAGCAAACaggtgcgcgttagaatcgagtaaatatggtagttaACACGTGTTTCTCCCACTTATCCATGAAGTCTCATGAACATAGGGTTCAGTCTGAAAACAAGGCACAGAGGAATGCAAAGGCAGGACTTGCCAACTTTCCCTATGAGTGGCCCAAATTAGCCAACCAAATTCTGCTTTTGCTAAAAGGCAAACGAAGAATGCTACCTGCACTGCGTCAAAACACAAGTGAGAACGCAATGGTCAccactacagtgaaacctcgcttaaccgtagttggccggagctcggaaaaagtatgtactaaacggtagtactgtttaaacgaaacagcatgagatcgcccacttacctgtcgaaaacggaacgcagagagagtgcgatgaaaggggaaaaaaacatgcagtatttattcacatcgcgcgacaaaagtgttattttcgtttgatgccacggcggcctagcatgacgacagcggcctcaaacttactgaggCTGCCtaccagcttttcagccagccccctctttctcggcaaacactcgcatggcagattcctcgttggcgttacctattcttcgtgcacgcgtgcaatagtgctgcagaagtcccggggtgcctttttcattgcggggtgccagagttttgaatacttttcgtttggaatacagttacgttatcgcgcccctgttctcgccgcgacgattgcattcatgaggctaacgtaacgcgcagcttatgccactgtcgggcctgaatcgcccatgctgtcgctttccttgtcgtcctcatcactgtcgctagtcgacaccttggcaacagaggcaacgatggcgaaaagtcgaaccacatagccgacatgtcttcgtggtcgcagcagcgctgccgagcaacttcgcattccaaatgccacacaccgtagtcaacagcagatccctgtcgcgtgccagcgccgacttcttcatgtcacgttcgatagcacggacgatgtctaatttttcttctatgctgtgCACCCGGCGTCTTTTATATCCGAGCTTTGGAATGAcacgagtcctcgcttgcacgacgccataacattctctggcacggcgtcgaaatgttgttgaggttgatgtggcttcacgcgcaaacgcacagggcgcttggaggccgttgttccgatctctgaagcttgttgttctgccgggccgcctgaTGGAGACGATGCACCGTAGTGTTTacgcgacgaaaagttgaaacgctatgTTTTAACCAtgtgtacgcaataagctggtacggtttatgcggatacaaaacacattatgttcaatggccgctgagtcggggatttgactttactacttttaaaacgaaactactgtttaagcgggtacggtttaacaaggttttactgtatggcAATGAGGGCAAAGAAGACAGGTGTATCCAGCGACGTGACAAGGACAGCACATCACCAGCCCGAAGCAGGTTCATTCGCACCACCCTTTTCAAGAAAGCCTGTCTGTGTTCCCATGGAGAGCTCAGCGCTAATCCTGCTCACCAAAAAACACTAAACTGATGCCAACCAAGCATCAACCTGCCTGTCACAATATCAGCTGTGCTAATTTAAGAGTTTGAAGGGTTCAAACAAAGACGTTAGATGTAAAATGTATGCTTATTGTGGGGGGCTCAAGTTGAGTTCTGACTGCCCAAGGTTCCTTGGCAAGCACAAAAAGATAGGGGCACAAGCCTCTAAGCTGTCCATCCCTCCTGGCAGAATGTGGCCACCTCAGCTGGGAACCACACCCACAACCTTTTCAGCAGCAAAACCCCGTAGTCACCGGGCCACTGCAGAAGCTAGAACCAACTGGTCCCACTGCAAGCTTTATTGATCTGCTGATGTCGCCTGAACTAGTGCGCTCAAGCACACATTATTAGCAGCAGGGCTCTCTCACCAGGGGGCATGGGCACCGGTGGTCGGAGGGCTCCATTGACCGTTGGAGGAGGGGCACCCGAAGGAGGCGCGGCAGGCTTGGAAGCAGCTTGGTTCGCCTCGGCTGACTGATACTGGGGAAGCCTCATCCGCCGTTCCTCCTGCACTCAACAAGCAGAGCAGACATTGAGAAAAGCGCAACTCTTAAGTtgtggggttttaggtgccaaaaccactttctgattatgaggcacgccgtagtgggggactccggaaacttatagaccacctggagttctttaacgtgcacctaaatctctaagtaccacaggtgttttcgcatttcgcccccatcgaaatgtggccgccaggGCCGGCATTcaatcccgggacctcgtgcttagcagcccaacaccatagccactaagcaaccatggcgagtCAAAAGCACAACTCCGATCCACAGTATCCTGTATTTCCACAACACCCTTCCTCTAGACATTCTAAAATGCATGGCAGCCAATGGCACACAGCAATAGTGCGACCTTCCCAGAACACAAACACATTCACACACCTTTGCTTTTGCATGCAACTTCACGAGCAGAATTGACAaataccaaaagaaaattgctgtcagattctcttttatttttatcgCAGGTTAGTTAGATGGTCCCCATTGAACTTGTCTTCGTGTGCAAAAAAAGTGAGGCTGGAGGCAACGAAAAGACAGACAGGGCTGCGTGCAGACTTCCAACACTGTTCTCCTCCCAAAAGGTCAGTTACCAAATATATAGGCAATCACATCAATTCTGCCCCACCAGGAGAGTTCAAAAGTAGTCACAAAAAAGACTTGACACTAATTCTCCAGAAGAGTTGCAAAATTAGTTAAATCTGCACCAAGACACTTTACAGAAATCACAAAGGGAGTGGACTTGAAACCAGAAGGACTCCAAAGGGAGTTGAAAAAGAAGTTGACATTATATCGTATGACTTACAAGAAGGTACAAAATTGACGCGAAGGTACTTTAAAAAAAGTCAGGTCTACACCACAAAAGGATTCCGAAAGAAGCCCCTTTGAAAGCTCAAATTATGAAAGGTTGAAAGTTTGTGCTCCATCTTGTACGTTTTTCCTACCTTGCTTCTCTCCTGGTATTATCAGACGTTTTCTTGTCATCACTTCAACCACATCCCGTAAAGCTATAATCAACGTCTGGAAAAGTGGCGCCCTCTACAGTGAAATATAGATATAACGAACATCAGGGCAGTGCAGCAAGCTGTTCGTTACTCTGAAAGGTCGTTATGGTAAAACACCCAAAATTAACCATCTCGCTCATCAACCCACCAGCTTATCAGTTGTCATTGCATGAGCTATTCACAAAAATGACGCTGTTAGGTCTTGGCCCATGCtcttgctattttccatagatttcGCCACCATGCACCCTCTCTTGCGACACGCACAAAAGAGATACCGACCCCGAGAAAAAAATGCTGACAATGACGAAGCTTCATGTCGCTTATAAAGcgtaatgtttcttttttgtttgtttgtttgtcacaTTCCTTGCTGTGGACACCGCAACTGCCTCGCTCAAAGTGGACACCGGATATTCCAGACTGCAAGCACTTGTAATCAACACCGCCCAGAATGTTTGACTGTGGCATTCCCACAAGCACGAATCAAGGTTACATTTCTCCGCGCATGTAGCTGGTACGGTCGCAGAAAGAAgtgcgaaagaaacaaaaggcaAGAAACTTTACGGCACCACGGGAGAATTCTACGATTCAGGCATAAAGAAGATGGTACAccgcatgcaaacacacattgaGCTCTACGGCAATTATGTCGAAAAATAGGGGAAAGTCCAAGCTTTCCAAAAATGTGTTATTCAATGCCAATAACCATGTCTTTCATTGCGAAAAATTATTGGGAACCTTATTTTACGAACAACCCTCGTATGTTTCAACGAACAAAGGCAGACAACCCACCAGGGAGATGTCTTCTTCCGGATGGATGATCTTGCTGGAAGCACCAGCAGGGACGACAAGAGCCGGCTTCTTGATGTCAGGTGGCGCGGAGACCACCGCCTTGCTGGTCGGAGGCGTGCTGGACGCAGGCTCTGCAGCAACACAGCTTCACATGTGATGCCCATCACACATGCAATCACTATAAGGTATCTTTATTAAGAGCACCTGCTACACCAAATCACGTTGCCGCCATAGTTCAATTAGCACAGCACTGCACGCGTAATGTGGAAGATGCGGACTTGGTGCTCACTTGTGGCACAATGTCTTGTCTgtacactttcatttcccttcattACTTCCACATTGCAATTAAAGAACAgttaatttcccctgtgtttccCACTCCCTCAACCAAAACCGCTGCATGAAGCTGGCCAAAATATAACCTTTGAGATAAGCATCTGTTATCCAGAGGACACCGTCACTGGcgcgtggatttggacaccacctattctcCTCGCTACCAGCTTTAAATCCTTTGAAGGATGCACACCCCAATCTTGCTCGGTGCATACACCAAGCAGTTTGCTCCTCTCACCTGACGTGGATGTCGGTGTGGATGATGCAGTGGTGCTGCTGGGCGAGGATGTACTGTAAGCAGGGAAGGTAGGCTTTGTGGGCGTGGTGGTCGCCGTGGCAACAGCCTGGCAACAAGAGAGAACGGACGGGTGAGGCTGTGCACTTTTCCTCTTAACATAAGATAAACATGTGCATGcagggaaagaagaaagaaagaatgggtGGAGATCAGGCACATCCTAAATTTTTCAAACACAGAAGGTTGTTTGTGCGAGAAgtaaatatgaagaaaaaaaaggaaggaatggtGATCATGACCAAGAAAACACAGCCGTATAAAAAAAATGGCATCTGATAGGAACCAAAGAGATTGGAGGTAGACAGCACATCACACGAATGTGTGCTGAGCTCTTTGCAGAATTCTGCGAAACTGCTTTTGCTTCCTACAGGAGCGTTTCAATGCCCCTGGTTCAATCTCTCACTCACCTGTGCCGCTGGGAAGAGTGGCTTGGGCGGTGCTTGAGTGACAGGCGGCTGGGCTGGCGGTGCCGGCTGTGGTGGCATGAGTCCGCCCATCATGGGCATGGGAGCGCCCGGCATGCCCCTGGAGGAGCGAACGGCGTGGAGCCTGACGTTGGTGTCGTTGGGTTGAACAGCACAGTCATGCACACAGCTGTTCACGGCACCCGAGTAGTACGATGCAGACAGAACTACGCTCGCCATGCAAAAACTACTTCGTTCTAGATGCCAAGTTCTAGATTCTAGAGATGGCTTCAACATCACAGGAAGCCAGCAATGAAGCCAGGAAAAGCAAGGGAAAATAAATTTCTTAAAATCGCGAAATATTGTAGGCAAAACGAAcgggacgaaaagacaacttggcACAGGTGGTAGCCGAATCTACATCTTCCGCATAACATGCATTACTAATAAAGCTACTGCAATGCCCACCCCCGTTCACTTACTCGGGTATGTGCGTACGTGTACTAGACCTTGCCCTGCGAGTCGCTGGTCGACGATACAACACAGACTAGTCGTGCACTGACGAATGGAGACTGTTCTTGAAAAGGTGCGAGCGTTGTTGTACGAAGTTATTTCCTCGAGTTAGAAAcgtggatttttttcttttctttccagatTGTAATGAGGGGTGTGGGTTATACACAGGCAATAAACAGGTGGTGGAACCACCGCTATCTCTGCTCCACAATAGGCTGGCCAAACGATCTGTAGACAGCAGTGCGGGGGCCTGTACAAGACTCGCACAGACTCCACGAGCAAGCAAGGATGGAGGCATGCGCTCATCTACAGTAACTGCTTGCACAGTGAGCACAAGAAGCCAGAGCAACGGTGCATGCCACTCACGTGATTACGCGAACGAATCGTAAGGGTACGACAAAAGAAAATGCATGCCATAAAGGTACCAAAACGACAACTTACCCATGTGCCATGAACGGTGGCATTCctagaatagaaaaagaaagaaaagttgtaGCTTCATTTACTGACTGAATAATAAGTCATCGACTTTTCAAACATAATCCGCTTCTGTATTACAGTCAACAACATTTTTTGTATGCCCAATATTGCAGACGTGCCTGATAACTCTGACATCTTCGCTGCAGTGCGATGTACCCCCATAGAGCCAATGTGCAAGgacatctgaaatttcagactATAAAACCCTTCACTGTCCAACTTCTCACAATTTTTTCCGTGACTGCAGGTCCTCGACAGGATTGTTTGAAGCTACTACTGCTatcattttgattatctcacacACTGATTCGCCAGCAGCCGTAGTAGTTTTGCTCTGCTGTTAAGCCTAGCTCCTTCAATGTTTGCTGTCAAGCTTCCTGCTGTTTGGTGCCGTATTTATCATTTAAAGGATTTGTCAATGTAGAACATGCCACGGACTCCGCTTTCGTCGTCCTTGCTGATGGCATCAAAGTGCGCAAAGCACAGCAAGGGTCTaaagcgttgcataatgccggtttccgaaaAAGTCACCTTCACCGCAATAAAGCAGTGTTGCACAGTCAAGAATACGCAATGCATTGTGGCGAAGGATACAAAGATTACAAAGGTTGCTTTATAAGATTACATTACATAGATTACCAAGATTACTGCCACATGACACAAAATGCGTTCCTTAATATACACACATGCACCCACTGTCTCCTgttacagtacgagcactgagACGCCTAATAATTGTACTGGAAGCCCTTTAAAGCTATTTCAGACAAGACTGGCGATATAAGCCCTTGAGGGCAAAGGCACGCAATGCTTTGGACCACCCGATTTTACAGACGTTCTCACTGTCCCTATGGGGTCCAAAAGATTGGACATTGACTGCATCATAAGAATTTCAAGATATGGTGCAACTCCATAGCTTTTTTAGCTTATCCATAACACCAAATGGATACCAGCTGCTCCATCTCCACAGCTTTCGAAGCATTAGATATTGCTGTCAGCAACCTGCTTCAGATGGGTTTGGAAAATTCCCCCCAGACTCACTTTATCATGGCCCATCAGCACCTAGCTGCCTCATCAGCATGCAATCAAATAAGTTTACTATTTAACACAGCAGACGAAAAAGACTCTGAAAAGTGCCGCCTCCTCTTTCAGCCTAAACTAAGCTTTGTCGTACCCC
Above is a genomic segment from Dermacentor andersoni chromosome 8, qqDerAnde1_hic_scaffold, whole genome shotgun sequence containing:
- the LOC126525717 gene encoding uncharacterized protein isoform X1; the encoded protein is MGRKKKKPAKPWCWYCNREFDDEKILIQHQKAKHFKCHICHKKLYTGPGLAIHCMQVHKETIDKVPNALPNKNSVDIEIYGMEGIPEEDLREHERQKQDRGGGSGDEQDDDRPTKQPPPQVSWPTASSSQQSVMQAQQAAALAAAQLNPALAGTVAAPMGMPGVMPGHLGPMHPAVMGGMPGMPPFGAPPGMPPGMPHPMAGAPHPMAHHPMAPMGMPPFMAHGLHAVRSSRGMPGAPMPMMGGLMPPQPAPPAQPPVTQAPPKPLFPAAQAVATATTTPTKPTFPAYSTSSPSSTTASSTPTSTSEPASSTPPTSKAVVSAPPDIKKPALVVPAGASSKIIHPEEDISLEERRMRLPQYQSAEANQAASKPAAPPSGAPPPTVNGALRPPVPMPPGMAPGIPPGVPPVPYRHAGAPPMPFPPQPGVTPPMMPRPF
- the LOC126525717 gene encoding uncharacterized protein isoform X2 — encoded protein: MGRKKKKPAKPWCWYCNREFDDEKILIQHQKAKHFKCHICHKKLYTGPGLAIHCMQVHKETIDKVPNALPNKNSVDIEIYGMEGIPEEDLREHERQKQDRGGGSGDEQDDDRPTKQPPPQASSSQQSVMQAQQAAALAAAQLNPALAGTVAAPMGMPGVMPGHLGPMHPAVMGGMPGMPPFGAPPGMPPGMPHPMAGAPHPMAHHPMAPMGMPPFMAHGLHAVRSSRGMPGAPMPMMGGLMPPQPAPPAQPPVTQAPPKPLFPAAQAVATATTTPTKPTFPAYSTSSPSSTTASSTPTSTSEPASSTPPTSKAVVSAPPDIKKPALVVPAGASSKIIHPEEDISLEERRMRLPQYQSAEANQAASKPAAPPSGAPPPTVNGALRPPVPMPPGMAPGIPPGVPPVPYRHAGAPPMPFPPQPGVTPPMMPRPF